In Pigmentibacter ruber, a genomic segment contains:
- a CDS encoding DUF29 family protein, whose translation MENLSTENDIIYLCEKNSKILREEKNPLIKPEKISLILDTVVQNKKIKIKAKIIKLMRALLRYQHNPKNIKVSTNYWNSANTHPESLRENRVIIENLRTQLDVEFRNSKTLYLYILDNLEDIYNLTVILESEDNNISPDCYEKKSPFSLENILKKEYYPEYKEFHDSLYDESLAK comes from the coding sequence ATGGAAAATTTATCTACCGAAAACGACATTATTTATTTGTGCGAAAAAAATTCTAAAATACTTAGGGAAGAAAAAAATCCTTTAATAAAACCTGAAAAAATTTCATTAATATTAGATACAGTTGTTCAAAATAAAAAGATAAAAATCAAAGCAAAAATTATCAAATTAATGAGAGCTTTACTTCGATATCAACATAATCCTAAAAATATTAAAGTCAGCACAAATTATTGGAATTCAGCAAATACACATCCAGAGAGTCTTAGAGAGAATAGAGTAATTATTGAGAACCTTAGAACACAATTGGATGTTGAATTTAGAAATAGTAAGACACTTTATTTGTATATTTTAGATAATCTTGAAGATATCTATAATTTGACAGTAATTTTAGAATCAGAGGATAATAATATTAGTCCTGATTGCTATGAAAAGAAATCGCCTTTTAGTTTAGAGAATATACTTAAAAAAGAATATTATCCTGAATATAAAGAATTCCATGATAGCCTTTATGATGAATCATTAGCAAAATAA